In Leishmania mexicana MHOM/GT/2001/U1103 complete genome, chromosome 20, one genomic interval encodes:
- a CDS encoding putative rab-like GTPase activating protein, with amino-acid sequence MMDEESVFMGGEDAEAMPHDLGEKPPLHVYAVDADHNPRNVKPAASAGRRTAPASSILGKAVAKPRAPNGDPADNLEKARGCYSLQSLFKSDTMAMKSYDEFGCTDQVVQVVSSPLLVVAPDEEMQMGRGSSPLHAAEAARLPAAFTTAVPPSTASQPTSVIPEKAHVVKSAGLPQALRRSQLRAAPTGGSDSDTEEEGHYSRLVTPDAGERNTRPGNESAVEAEENAAEQQLVDEFGFVIDEDAKERDGKYIRGIDGRQVVRREIKWANMAADWNTTNTKMHAKLKERCRKGIPSRFRGVAWQLLMGSFHQLNSEENNGVYVALRDKKLADKETDAIISRDLARTFPTHVLFKDPGGVGQTFLRNVLHAYAGCDPEVGYVQGMGFLVAALSTQMAEEESFWALHEMMYNERYKMRELFRPGFPLLQQFFFQLKRLIARLLPRLSKRLDELEIQPSFFASQWFLTLFVGHFPFRALLRVWDIFFSEGWKIIFRTGIALLKWEESHLLTLPFEDTLLALKGLQDGKDAYELLRRAHRVKFKTAELNRYGDEYWEMVGLIHRD; translated from the coding sequence ATGATGGACGAGGAAAGCGTGTTCATGGGCGGTGAAGACGCCGAGGCCATGCCGCATGATTTGGGTGAGAAGCCCCCCCTCCACGTATATGCTGTTGATGCAGATCATAATCCACGTAATGTAAAGCCAGCCGCGTCCGCTGGACGACGAACCGCTCCCGCGTCGTCCATCCTTGGTAAAGCAGTAGCAAAGCCCCGCGCACCAAACGGCGACCCGGCAGACAACCTCGAGAAGGCGCGAGGATGTTACTCGTTACAGTCGCTGTTCAAGAGTGACACGATGGCGATGAAGTCGTATGATGAGTTTGGTTGCACTGACCAGGTGGTTCAGGTGGTTTCCTCTCCTTTGCTAGTTGTGGCCCCGGATGAGGAGATGCAGATGggccgcggcagctcgcCTCTTCACGCCGCGGAGGCAGCGCGTCTCCCAGCGGCTTTCACGACTGCCGTACCACCAAGCACCGCATCGCAGCCGACGTCGGTGATACCTGAGAAGGCCCACGTAGTGAAGAGCGCAGGGCTCCCTCAGGCGCTACGCAGGAGTCAGCTGCGGGCGGCACCGACGGGTGGCAGCGACTCGgacacggaggaggagggtcaTTACAGTAGACTTGTGACGCCAGACGCTGGTGAGAGGAACACGCGCCCCGGCAACGAGAGCGCCGTCGAGGCAGAAGAGAACGCCGCTGAACAGCAGTTGGTAGACGAGTTCGGCTTTGTGATTGACGAGGACGCCAAGGAGAGGGACGGTAAGTATATTCGCGGCATTGATGGGAGGCAAGTGGTTCGGCGGGAGATCAAGTGGGCCAACATGGCGGCCGACTGGAACACGACGAACACAAAGATGCATGCCAAACTGAAGGAGAGGTGCCGCAAGGGCATCCCGAGTCGCTTCCGCGGTGTCGCGTGGCAGCTGCTCATGGGCTCCTTTCATCAGCTGAACTCAGAGGAGAACAACGGCGTCTatgtggcgctgcgggacaAGAAACTCGCGGACAAGGAGACAGACGCCATCATCTCGCGCGATCTCGCTCGAACATTTCCCACCCACGTTCTCTTCAAGGACCCCGGTGGCGTTGGGCAGACCTTCCTGCGCAACGTCCTGCACGCCTACGCCGGATGCGATCCGGAGGTGGGGTACGTGCAAGGAATGGGCTTCCTCGTCGCGGCGCTGTCCACGCAaatggcggaggaggagtcCTTTTGGGCCCTGCATGAGATGATGTACAATGAGCGGTACAAGATGCGGGAGTTGTTCCGGCCTGGCTTCCCGTTGCTACAACAGTTCTTCTTCCAGCTGAAGCGTCTCATTGCGCGGCTGCTACCTCGACTGTCGAAGCGGCTCGATGAGCTTGAGATTCAGCCTTCCTTCTTTGCCTCACAATGGTTTCTGACGCTGTTTGTCGGTCACTTTCCCTTTCGGGCACTGCTGCGAGTGTGGGACATCTTTTTCTCGGAGGGCTGGAAGATCATCTTTCGTACCGGTATTGCGCTCTTGAAATGGGAGGAATCTCACCTCTTGACGCTGCCGTTCGAGGacacgctgctggcgctcaaAGGTCTGCAGGATGGAAAGGACGCATACGAGCTGCTTCGGCGCGCGCACCGTGTGAAGTTCAAGACGGCGGAGCTGAATCGATATGGTGACGAGTACTGGGAAATGGTGGGTCTGATTCATCGAGACTGA
- a CDS encoding putative rab-like GTPase activating protein, protein MILPHAEEVELRRGSSPGTITSTTGRVNRVAVATSSEENQQAVSQDRREGRDGAVKCPTTSASPGPSSKKDCFQATAAHSRCPLSAPRRAAYEFHDMFGFLVTEAEKAAEDYERRNNGYSRAYLDKWQYMITHWASVKQDTLKRYCRRGVPQPKRRTVWQHLLQSWGMKDRCPGEYMRLHSQPLDSNDLADVIARDLDRTFPTNRLFSMKSGQGQQMLCRILHAYANYNPGVGYCQGMGFLAATLILQVEEEEDVFWAFVAVMENTKYNMKAVFAPSFPHLQCAFHVFEALMRQKMPKLYAHLHDRHPIPPCFYAVHWFMTVFTYYFNFGLVSRIWDMFLCEGWKPVYRIALALLKIEERRLLSLNTDTELLLALKGIQESKRPVELLKTALKIRFKSAYVNQLMDEYHAQPR, encoded by the coding sequence ATGATCCTTCCTCACGCCGAGGAAGTAGAGCTCCGCCGCGGCTCATCGCCGGGAACcatcacctccaccaccggGCGCGTAAACCGTGTCGCCGTGGCCACTAGCAGCGAGGAAAACCAGCAGGCGGTCTCGCAGGACAGGCGTGAGGGCCGCGATGGCGCGGTGAAGTGCCCCACTACATCCGCGAGCCCTGGCCCATCCTCGAAGAAAGACTGTTTCcaagccaccgccgctcacTCGAGGTGTCCCTTGAGCGCgccccgccgcgccgcctacGAATTCCACGACATGTTCGGCTTTCTCGTaacggaggcggagaaggccgCGGAGGACTACGAGCGCCGCAACAACGGCTACAGCCGCGCATACCTGGACAAGTGGCAGTACATGATAACCCACTGGGCCAGCGTGAAGCAGGACACACTGAAGAGGTACTGCAGACGCGGAGTGCCGCAGCCGAAGCGGCGCACTGTCtggcagcacctgctgcagaGTTGGGGAATGAAAGATCGTTGCCCAGGGGAGTATATGCGCCTCCACAGTCAGCCGCTCGACTCGAACGACTTGGCAGACGTCATCGCGCGCGACCTCGATCGTACCTTCCCGACGAACCGCCTCTTTAGCATGAAATCGGGCCAGGGGCAGCAGATGCTGTGCCGCATCCTGCACGCCTACGCAAACTACAACCCCGGCGTGGGGTACTGCCAGGGCATGGGCTTCCTCGCTGCCACCCTCATCCTccaggtggaggaggaggaggacgtaTTTTGGGCCTTTGTCGCTGTCATGGAGAACACCAAGTACAACATGAAAGCCGTCTTCGCCCCTAGCTTCCCGCATCTGCAATGCGCCTTTCACGTCTTCGAGGCGCTGATGCGCCAGAAGATGCCGAAACTGTACGCCCACCTGCACGACAGGCATCCTATTCCACCTTGTTTCTACGCTGTACACTGGTTCATGACTGTCTTTACATACTACTTCAACTTTGGTCTCGTGTCCCGCATCTGGGACATGTTTCTCTGCGAGGGGTGGAAGCCGGTGTACCGCATCGCCCTGGCGCTGCTCAAGATCGAGGAGCGGCGGTTGCTGTCGCTGAACACGGAtacggagctgctgctggcactCAAGGGCATTCAGGAGTCGAAACGTCCTGTAGAGCTGCTCAAGACCGCGCTCAAAATACGTTTCAAGAGCGCCTACGTGAACCAGTTAATGGATGAGTACCACGCGCAACCAAGGTAG
- a CDS encoding putative centrin has protein sequence MINTAFSTADGRRLPRDLTDQQKRDIEEAFRVLDVKGVNTITPNDLKVALRALGYEPDKDAVRKLVAEMDRGGVSSNLVLSEFEDVMRQRFFAEDKDDEVDLAFPLFTEGKSEFISLDDLKRVAAEVGEDIPEDVLQEIIRECDVLDRDDRISREEFNKMLRSDK, from the coding sequence ATGATCAacaccgccttctccacaGCGGATGgccggcggctgccgcgcgacTTGACGGACCAGCAGAAGCGGGACATTGAGGAGGCGTTCCGCGTGCTCGACGTCAAGGGCGTGAACACCATCACGCCAAACGACCTAAAGGTGGCACTACGTGCGCTCGGGTACGAACCAGACAAGGATGCAGTGCGAAAGCTTGTGGCGGAGATGGATCGTGGCGGCGTCTCCAGCAACCTCGTTCTCAGTGAATTTGAGGACGTcatgcgccagcgcttcTTTGCCGAGGACAaggacgacgaggtggaCCTCGCCTTCCCGCTGTTCACAGAGGGCAAGTCGGAGTTCATCTCTCTCGATGACCTGAAGCGGGTAGCGGCGGAGGTTGGCGAGGATATCCCGGAGGACGTGCTGCAGGAAATCATTCGCGAGTGTGATGTACTCGATCGCGACGACCGCATTTCCCGTGAGGAGTTCAACAAGATGTTGAGGTCAGACAAGTGA